The window TGGAAGACATTGTGCTCCTCGACTCCGGCACCTTAAAGCATGTGGGTCAGCTATTTCTCGGACAGGTGCGGAACGTGGCCATCTTCTACAGCCAGCTCAGGTACGAGGCTGATTGTGAAATATTCATCCATATCGTCGGGAAATATCTGGACCAATGCCGCAACGTCCTGGTCCTCTGCTGCAACGACTTCACCGTCAATTCCATCTGGGGCATCCCAAGCCGCTGCTCGCTCACCCTGCACCCATTGGGGGATCTTGACCTCGTCTACAAGCCTGATTATTACTCCTACACTTTCACTTGCACCAATGATGGCGAGGTGGCCTGGATGGATTTTCGCCATGTCGTTCTCCAAGTTTGGAAAAGGCTTCTGCGTCATGAGGGTTTCTCGCGGGTCCCGCCGCAGCCCATAGGAATCGATGCCATCATTTCCAAAGAGGCGTTCGAAGAGCACAAACCACCCGCTGGCCTGCTCTTGGCCTAATTCTTTTCAGCCAGATATCGCCATCCGGGGTTGGAGCCATGAATTGTCGGGCGTGAAGTAGATGGGCTGCGGCAAATATTCCTCCAAGACCCAGTGTTCCACCAGCGTATGAGGTATGAGGTTGCAAAGGCAGCTTGGGAGCGAGGGCGCGAGCCAAGATTAGGTGCTATATGGGGCGTGAAAGATGCCAGGTAGTTGATAGCTCGTAGCTGGTTGATGGTTGATGGTTGGTTGGTCCTTGATTCTGGAAGGAATGGCATGTAGCGAAAGGTCATCTGCCTCCTTCCCTGGCCGCTCAAGCCTAGACATGCCTGCCTCCTGTTGATTTCAGCGACAAGTTGAAAGGCCAACTACTTCCGGTATCGGATTCTTTTTACCGAGTGGACAAGCATCAACTACTGTCGCGCACGACTCGTCCCGTCTCCTCCCCTCACCCTGTGCTCCTCGGGATCAACTGCAGCAAGCCATCCGAAGTATCCCTCCTCACGCCCAGCATCCATCTCCTTCCAATCAGCTGCCATCCATCATGCTTCCATTCGTCCCCTTCCCTCGCGGCCAGTTTCGACAACGGTCATCAGTCAACCGGCAGCATAAGGCTCCTTTGCACAGTCAGACGATCGCTACCTCAACGACGATGCCTCTCATCGCCCGTCATTCGACGAATTATTCTCAAGGCCTACCGCAGACAGCACGAGATATTTTTATTCCTGGCTATGAGTAGGACTCGGCAAAGGAAACTGTGGTGGCGAGCAGGAAAAGGTACAAGTCGTTGGGGCAACCTCCAGTCGGGGCTGAGCAACAGGACGCCTTTGAATTCGACCCTGCCGACTGCAGTACTTGGCATCTCAAGCCGCCCCCCATTCTCGGAGAATCATCCGTCTTTCCAAAGGCGCAGCGGCGTTGCTCCCAGGACTGGTTCCGGGCTCCATCGGAATCCGACGAGGATATCGGTCTGTTTCGGACTCCTTCTATTCCATCTTCTACCAACATCGCCCCGGACTCGGAGGCCTTCCGCAAACTGCTGGAGGACAGCCTTCGAATCGACCATGGGATAGAGGCGCGATGCAATGCCAAGGCGGGTTTGCGCGTCCGGAGCATATCATCCGATTATCCTTCGCGGGGGTTCAACTCACCGCAGGTCGAATCACCCACCTCCACGATCCGCATCAACAGACTGAGCTTCTCCAACCTCTCTAGATTCGGTCACACGAATGATCGCTTGTCCAATCTCAAATCAAGTCCTCCGACATCACCCTCGCAGGACATGAAAGCGGTCACCAGTGGTATCAAGGCCCACGATGCCACGACCGCTGCCATCTCTAAATGGCAAGCGAGATCGCAGCCACGGCCGCGGATCAACTCATCGTACAATCAATACGAGCTACCGGACAGCTCAGATATTGGGCCCAGTGATTCGCTATCGCACAAGGGACTGTTCAGCACTGAGACTCCGACCTCGGCTTTCACCGACCCGGACGACGCGACCGATGGCAGGGGACAGCCCTGGAGCAGTGGCATTGCCTTTGGCAACCAGTGCGACGGTCCTGCGGACGCGCATGACGATAGCCCCGCTGTGATGAGCGCATCAGGGCCCGTGATGGGCTCCTCGGAAGCCACGCCGTCGGCTGCACTGCAATCAAAACGCAAGGCCTCGCAGTTCTCCCTCAGAAGCCTCGGCAGATCCCTCTCCAAGCGTCATCAAATTTCGGGGGTTCGCAAGTGGGCCAGCACCGTCTGCCACGGCGGCACTCGCCGCATTAACGAAGCATACAGGCGGCTGAGGCTGAAGAATGAGAGGGAGCTCCATCAGTTCGAGGCTTAGAAGGCCAAGCGTCGCAGAGATCACCCCGCAGATGCACTGGTGGGGAGGGCGGAGAAGGGGGTTCGCATGTTTGCCTTGGAGAAGAGTCGATACGGCGACGAAGAATGGTGGAAGGAGGGTGTGGCCAAGTACAAGGCACCTGCGTGGATGCTGTTTCAACACTAGCGCCGTCATCCGACGTTGCAGTCGATTCATGTGAGGTTAGAGGTGGGCTCTGCAGAGACGGTTTGGAGATGGACAGGGCGTGTCATCGATGCAAACTGGCATAATTCCCTCCACGgctcgcgacgacggctaCAATAGCGACTCTCCCAAGTATTCTCAATCAATTCAACGTTCTACAGGTTACCCTTGTTTGGTTTTGCGCTTGTCGTTCACAGCATGTACCTGAATGAGTCTGCCAACGGAGAGGGTTTCTGATTTCCAGGCGCAACTAaaccctcctcctcgcccgccacgccggcggcggctcgctCGGCCGCAGCGCTGTCCATGCGCCTGTTCCGAAACTGAAGGTAATATcgcatggcgacggccaggaTGGCAACCGAAAGCATGGCGCACGAGCACGCTCGCATGCCCCGAGAGTAGTAAGGGGCATCCTGGTCGGGGTAGAGTCGCGTCCCGATCAGGGGGCCACACTGACCGACGAGCTGCAAGAGGGCGAATCCGCCGCTCCGGCGGGTCTGGTTTGCCTGGTTGTTGATGCTCCAGGCCACAATGAGGGTTACGACGTTgaagaagccgacggcggcaggatATATGGCGACGTATCGCAGAGACGGAGGCAGGTTGAGTGTCGAGGCGAGCGCCAGGGCGGCGTAACCGAGAGCCGAGCTGAGCGCATGGAAGACGATGAATACCGACCTCGCTCGGTACCGATCCGACACATGAGCGGtgatgaggacgacgacgaaggcgacaAGATAGGGCGGTGCGCTGAGTGCCTGCGAGGCGAGCGCGCTGTGACCCATCTCGGAGATGACCTTGGGCAAAAAGACGGGCAGAGAGGAGTACGCCATGTTGGAGAGGAAGAACATGGCAGAGGTGATCCAGGCGATGGGGTCCACGACAACGGCGAGGAGTTGGCGCGCGCGGAGTCCAGAAGCCGGGCGCATGttttccgacgacgacgacgtctcgTTGCGGAGACGCAGGCATGCCACCTTCTTCTCTCTCCTGCTGAGGTAGGACGCCACCTGAGGGGAGTCCGGGATGACGTTCCAAGCAATGACGGAGGCGATTATGGAGGGGaagccctcgacgaggaagaggaggcgCCAGGGGGCTATGGGGCTGCGCTGCGCAAACTTGACGATGAGCCATGCGAGGGCCGATGCGAAACTCGTCGCGAGAGGTGCCGCTGTTGATGGTCAGTCCCACGCAACACGAGCAGAAGCTGTTCATCGTCAACCAGAGAGGGCAGAAGAAAGGCAAATCCAAGGCGTGGGGTGAGAGGGACGGAGAGGGAAACGCACCGGATATGAAGATGGCGGTACGAAAAGCCAGCTCCTCCCGCTTGAAGAAGAAGCTCAGGTAGACGGGAATACCGGCGaagccggcctcgccgatgccTAGCAGGACGCGCAGGGCGATGAGGACGGGGTACGACGGCGCTATGGACTGAAGCGAGGCGGCAAGGCCCCAGGTGAAGACGATGGCGGAGACGAGGATGTGGGCGGGGACGAGCTTCCACAGAAGTGACATCCATTCAAAGGCAATATAGGCGAGATAGAAGGCCGTGAGCACCCACTCGTACCAGTCACGCGGAGGATCAGTTTGCAGGTCGTCATCCATGCCAGCGACGCGGGCGTTGCCGATATCTGGGCGGATGCACGTCAGCGACGGTTCGTCTCCGACACAGACGCGTCCAAGCatgagcacatgtacagatGAAACATTCAGCACAGATGACAGTAAAGATGACGGTATAGATGACGGTACAGATGACGGTATAGATGACCGGTATAGATGACGGTATTGATGACGGTATAGATGACGGTATAGATGACAGTACAGATGACAGTGTAGATGACAGTACAGATGACAGTATAGATGACAGTATAGATGACAGTGTAGATGACAGTACAGATGACAGTACAGATGACAGTGTGGGTGTTTCTGTCTGCAACGCGACGTGTGCATCATGGACAGATGCAGTTTCAGGTATGCACATGTTTATTGTTGGCGGATGGAGGGAACATACTGGATCGATCGAGGAAGCTGAGCATGTAGAGCAGCGCGACAAAGAGCACCAGCCTAACGTCAAACTTCCTTCGTATGGCACGCTCCTCGGCCAATGTGTAGAGCTCTTTGTCAGGCGTGTGGCGCTCCCGTCGTTTGCCGGCGGTCGAGTCGCGGCGGGAAGGGAATCCCAAGAGCTCGTGGGATTCCGCACCCCCTCCATCATCACTAGGCGCTTCGTCATGGTGAGGGAGCTCTTCCAACGATGGCCGGCGAAAGGGGCGAAAAgagcgaggagaggagggcaTGGCTTCGGCGGTGGGCCAGCAGGGTAGGACCGGGGGCCATTTGCGCGGCCCAGGAGCAGGACGCGACGAGGGTTCGTtgcacggccgtcgagggttCTCTGGACAATGTGTTGTAAAAAGTCTGGTCGGTTGAGGGCTCGCCGTCACACGTCATTGACGCGGCAAGGCGGAAGCGTGgtgcgtgtacggagtatgtcGTGCTAATAGGAGTCAACGccaatacttgcaagtacaagaatTATAACCATAGTGGGGAGCTACCCCAGATAGGTTAGTACCCGACGATGAATGATCCTATCGCCAGCCGCCTCCCAGCTATTAGTTACAGTGCACCAAGTGCTGTATCTACAACATGTGGACTCTAAACTCGGTACTGAACATGAAAGTAACCGTgaatgtacatgcaataaAGCAAAGTACTAGTATGTGTGCACACTTACGGTGTGCATTTACACCGATTATGTACTTGCCGCATGTATGAACCATTACGCTGACTTGTCCAGGATCGCACGTGACGTGAAAGCTACAGGTGTACACATTATTGCACAGACCCAGTATTACAGTGACAGCTTCACACGCTTCACGGGACCGATCATCATCCTCCACGAGTGCCAAGAGATCTATCCTATCTGGCGGGATCCGTTCCTGCGAAAGTCTCCACATGCAGCACGGGCAAAGTGGAGAGAACATCCCGCAAgcacgcacaagtacgaactaatagttgtagttgtaggtacttAAAAgtgtacggtacggagtggaCAGTACATAGGTGTTGGTGACAATCACCTGGTGCTCCATACTGCCGCTCCaattgtacacctacttattTACTTGCGGCGTATGGGAGTGATGGCGTAACTCTATCAACGCCATTATGTATGCACACTTACATTTCCAGTTTCCCTTCGTATTTGTAAAGAATGATTTGGTGTAAATCCAGAACGCGTACATTCATGTGTAAATGTACGGTTTATAGCTATGCAATACGTCAAAGGTTGTGTTCAAGAAAATTGCGACTCCATGTAACGAATAGCCAGTCGTCATCACCCATCAATCATCACGGCAGCCGGCATGGCAAATCGACTCGTTCCCCTCGCTCTCAATATTTCCACGCTGCATTGCTGTattcctcgccgcctgtcGTTCAGCATTGTTGAaccccatcctcctcctcgtcgttggcatCATCACCGTCAACATGCCACCCCAGCATGGCAACTGTGCCTCACTGGTTGTTTTCCATCGTCTTTGGAAGCAAGCGCCGCAATCCTTTTCTTGGCAGCGGGTGCCGTTGTCCCTGCTGGGCGTGAATATCGGGGAGCGACGGGCTGGGATGGAACGACGTGCCCTGGTGGAACGGCGGACCCTGGTGGAACGGCGGGCTCGGTAGAAACGGCGGATGACCGACGAGATACCTGGCTGGAGGTTGCGGGTTCGTATGGATAGGTGAATGGACTGGCGTATAAACCGGCGTGCGGACCGATGGATGGACCGGTGTATGAAGCGGCGAATGGACTGACGTATGGACGGGTGCATGGGACACTGAGTGGCCTGCAACGAGCCCTGGCGGCGGCCCGCTAACAtttgtcgttgtcgttctGGCGTAGGGACCCCTTCCGATGCCCAACTCCGGATGCACAGCATGCATCTGCCCGCCAACCGTCGATGTTCCATGAGGGTGTTGGCTTCGCTGCACGGCTAACTCGGTTGCGCAGAAGGCCGACGGTCGATGTTGGTGGTGGCTCCGCTGCGACGACACATTTCGCGTGTCTCGGGCCCTTGCACCGACTGTTGACGGCTCCAGGTGGTTCCGCTGCTCCGGCAAGTCCAGTGCCCTTGCCGACGGATTCGGGTCCCCATCGTCTGTCGAGGTAGAGTCGTCGCTCGAGTCCTGCTCTTGTTCTTCCTCGCTCGAGTCTTcttcctccacctcctcgccctcctcctctccctgcTCCTCtgcctcttcctcttcctcctcttcctcctcctcctcctcgtcaacCACTTCCGCCTCCATCTccacctccgccgccgctcttgCACGCTCTTTGTCGGCGCAGACGACGACAAACCACCCCACAGTCTCGTCCTCCTGCAGCTGGTCTCGGAGCTTGGCAAACCAGGTCACGTCACGGTTCCGTGTCATGGCCTCATATTTTACCATCTCGTGCGCGAGCTTGACGCCCATGTCGACGCGCGTGACATAGTCGGCCACGTACGCGTATGGCCGCGTCACCATCTCCACGTCGTGCTCTTCGAGCAACTTCACTGGCGACCACTCGTGGACCaggacgtcgtcctcggacgCGGGAACGCCTGACGACGGTACGCCGTACCCGGGGTTGCCCTGGACCTGCACCCCCATGCTCCGAGGAGGCGGTATGAGCCGCGGTGGCGGCCGTTTGGGGAAAAAGCCGAAGCATTTGACAAATTGGCCGAGGATCAAGGACGACGTCGCTCGGCCCAGGAGCCAGTCGGGagccgcgtcgtcgaggttgtTGGCCATGACGAAGCTGCGGATGTTTCGTCGATGCCATCGGAAGCCGTGACATAGATACGTCGGCATCGTGGCGAGTGGCTGCGACCGACCGATCTGTCGAGACCTGTTGGGACTACCTTCTTCTTTTCCGTGGGCCCGTTTCAGGATCGAACCCACCTAGTTTCGACAATCGGAATCTGGCTAGAAGCTACCCAGTTGTCTGTTTGCTCGTCGACACCATGCGGATCGATGATGGAGGATGTCAAGCAGCATTTAGCGAGTCAACGCTGCCTTTGTAGGACCGCACTCTTTGCCTTTGGGTTGTACTCGGACGTTCGTTGGGCTTTGGCACGGGGACATGACGATGATGCCAATCAATCTGCTGTGTTGGTGTGTGACAGTCTCGGTCGGGGGCCTTGCGCTGGCTGCCTGACGGAAGCCTGATTGACCCCCAAATTCGTCCGTCCCTTCCTTTGTATCGCCAACATGTTgaactgcaagtacatgcaagtgtagGGAGTGGTCATTCCCCGTTGGTGGAAGTATAGCTACATACCTGTCAACACTGCTGCTTTTGAAAGTGTACAGGGTACGTGGAGCTGTAGGGAAGCTCTGACGAGCATCACCTCTCTCTTCCCACGGACGAAATGCGCCACGAATCCCTCCCTGGTAGGCCATTGGGGGCTACATGCTTCCTTGCCGATGTTTGAAGCGTCGAGCAAGCATTCGAGCGAGGACCAGATGCACACCAATGACCTTTTCCAAAGTTTCTGGTGCATAAGACGGGAGCTCCCGTGGCTCTCCTCGGGCGACGGCAACTAACTGCTCAGCACTGGCCACACACCCCCTTGTCCTGCACTCATCCTGATGACCAGTTTCACATTCATTACCCGCAAATGGTTACGAATTGTTGTGCAGTAATTCCTTGCCGGCTCTAGGTGCACTCGTGTCCGCATGCGCAGATGTCTGCTGATATGCCTCGTCCATGAACAAGCTCCaggagcactccgtactatccAGTGCGTACTAGTACCTGTGCAGTATTTTTGCAACTACCACGTAGATCGAATATGAGATCCCTTGATGGTTCACAAGCGAATACTTGTCAAGTTCTTGCAAATATTGATCGTCAAGCTGCTCGGCCATATCCTCACCTGCTCTTTCCATCGGCCCACCAAATCGGCCCACCAATGGCTATACTGTAGATGTGGGCATTCCGGAGTCAGCCCTCCGCAGGTGTCTCGGTATGTTTGCAGTACATGGTACCTACGAGTACTGTCCTCATCCGTACCCCCGCTGCATCTTGTTCACCCCACGTTCTCGACGGGATCACCTTTCAGTATGCAGAGGAAACTGATGAAACGACGCCGGCTCGCAAGGTAGAGGCCAACCCTCCATTCACAGCGCCAttacggcgacggccatgctTCAATCTGCCCGCCGTCCAGGCACGAGTCCATTCCCGCCGTCGAGTCAAAAGCCAGGTCTTCAAAATCGAAATGCGTCTCCGATATATCCGTTTCCATCTTGGCCGGCACCGTAGAAACCGCCGCGGCTTCTTCACCATCCGCCGTCAAGGCGTAGGGGAGCCTTTCCCGCATCCACTCTTTGAACAGCTTCATAAGCatcgcgtcgtcggctgccgTCTTGGGGGAGTGCGCAATCTGCTTCGCTTTGGCTCGGATCGCCACGTCTGGTGGCATGTATCCCGTCGCAGCCACCTGCTCCTCCACAAAGGCCACGAGTCCGCGTTCGAGCTCGAGGGAGCAGAAGACGTTTGCACTTCGGTAATTATAATTATGTGACGCGAGTCGCTGGGGATAACTGTTGGCCGCCGACTGTTTGGCCGTGAACGCCTTCGCTCCCTGTCGCATGCTGACTTGGACGTTGTTGTCGTCGAACTGGCCGACGTCCCCCTTCGGCAAAGCGTACGGCGGAGCAACCCCTGAACCGCCTTGCTCGAGAGCCCAGGCATAGCCCTTTGGAAGACCAGGACCGGGCTCTTTCAAAATGCCGACATCGCGCTTGAAGCGCTGCAGCCACTCTGCATtgtccgccgccgtctggTTCCAAGGATCATCGCTGCATGCGCGTCACTTCTTGGCCTCTCCTCTTTGCGCGTTTTGGTTCAAAATTGTGGCAGGGGTAGACTTACTCGTCGTAGAGGATCCAACGTGCTTGGTATTGTAGCTCCTCGTCTGTCGGAATGTGATTGTTGGGGTTGTTTGGCGACATGACCGTCGTCACCCAGCGACGCAGCTCTCTTGCCAGCCTGCGGTAGCAGTTGGCATCGTTGAGGAAGAATGGCTTGGCGTGATTCAGGCCGGCATATGCCCAAAGGTCATTCCGCtccatcggcgtcgtcgtctgcaAGGGAGATTGGGCGAGCTGCGACACCccagtcgtcgacgatgagcaTTCCTCCGGGGGGTGGCGCGCCTTGAAAGCCTCGAGCCATGGGATGTTGTCGGCCGCGGTTTGGTTCCAGCCGTCATCAAACTCGAAGACGATGATGCGCGCTTGCCGCTGTAGATCATCGTCGGAAGGCTCGATGCCCAGTGTGCGCTGGAGCTTCAAAAAATCGGTCAGCTCGCGCTCGAGTCGCGAGTAGCTGTGTATGGTGGAGTCGATCGACTTTGGGTCCGTCGACCTCACAGCGTGATGCTGGATGTCTTCTGTCCGCGGCAGCTGTGCACGCCGGCGGAAAGACGCGAGCCAGCCGGTCGAGGACTTTATGAGCCGCAGCAGCCAATTCGCAACGATGTCGGAGGGGTGTGTGCAGACCTCCTCCACCCGTCCGACAATCTTGCACGCCTCCTGCTGAAGCTCGTCATCCATGGGCGTCAAGCCCAGCAGCCTCTTGGCCTTGACAAAGTCCTGCAGCTGAATTTCCATCGGGCACTCCTCGAACGGGTTATCCTTGCCGTTAATCTTCAGCGTCGCCAACCTGCTCTCCGCGGCGCCACGAAGGGGGCCAAACCTGGCCCGTTGCGCTACTTCCACGGCGCTCATGATCAAGTCGCGAAGCCACGAGTGCTGCGTGGCAATCCCTTGCAGAGAGAGCAACTCGGATGCAAAGATGACGCGGCACCCTTCCAGCTgcatctcctcgtccgtcggcgcTCGTTCGTGCTGCTCCCAGTGGTTGGCGCCAAAGTAGGCCAATTCCAGCTTGATGAGCTCGTACGCGCTGCGAGGCGACGCAGGCGGCGACCGGTTCGCCACGTAGGGGAGGGGAGATATACGTTCGTGATGGATGAGATCTAGGTTCGTGTAAATGTTAGACGCTGGTAGCCGGTGTCCTGGTgtaaagggggggggggggggggctgcaTACAGGGAGGTATAGAGTTCTCAACCATGTCCAGCACGGCCGCGTCGAAGCCCCAGTCACCCTTCCAATCAGCCATGGAAAATCCAGACTTGAAATGGTCGGCCAAGTGGTCGACCCGGGTGGTCCAACTATCCATAACGATGCCGCAAAAGCCGCATCGGGATCGGATTTCAGGCATGGCCACTTTCCATCCCTTCATGGACCAGTCCATAAACTTGACGTTATGGACGAGGCGTAGGTGCTGGTTCAAGTGATCTTTCCGGTAAAATGTCTTCTCCACCAGAGTCCGCTCCTGACATGCAGACCGGTTGTGGGTTTCCAGATGGTCGTCGTACGGGTTGTCCTGCCCACAGAAAACGCAGGACAGGTGGCCGGTCTTGGGGTTGATGGCCCGGGGGGCCTCGGGGGCACAGACCCATCGCTCGAGAGATAGGTGCAGCGACTTTTCGTGCCGCTGCCAGTCGTGCTTTGTCCTGAACGTCTCGGTACAGAAAGTACACTGGAAGGTCTTGAGGGGCACGGCCAGGGAGGTGGTGCCTTCGCTCGCGTGCTTCGGGGTAGCCTTTCTTctgcgccggcgtcgtcccgTGGCGGTAAAGGGGGCGGAGCCGAAGGACCCCCAGGAGTTGCGTGACTCGTGAGAATAGGCGGAGCCTTTTGTCCTGCTGCTGGAGTGCGATGTGGCCAAGGAGCTGTTGGAGGACTGGTTGCAAATCGACCTACTGGAGCCGTCATCTGTATTGTTCAAGCTGTAAGGGCTGCTCAGCCCGAAAGaccaggccgacgacgaggacgaagacgcgGTAACAGCCTGTGCAATGGCCGTCACGGATGCCGGTTCATGCTCCGGAGGGGAATGCTCCCAGCGCTGCAGCGGATTCATTGCCTCTAGGGCAGGAGTGGCCCTCCTCTGGGGGATTTCCTTGGAGCTGGAGAAAGTGGCCACCTGGGGTGAGGTAGATCGAGGAGCCTGAACTTTGCCGCGACGGCGGGCATTGGCCAGCCAATTTGAAATCTGCGTCTTGTTCAAGCCTGTCTGCCGCTGGAGGGCCTCTTTCTCCTCGTCACTCGGGAAGGGATGGCGGCTATGCGAAAGCAGCCAGTTTTTCAACAACCGAACGGATTCCCGAGAGAAGCGGGCGCCTATCTTTGGAGGAGGCGCCAGCCTAGGTGCCAGGACGTCACCCTCGTGTGTCGAGTTGGTCGTCAGCAGCTTGAGCAAGTCCAGCGCAGGCGAGTTACTTTCCGTCAGAAGCGGGTCCGTCAACAAGTCCTGATTCCCGATGGCGCATGCGTGGCCGTCCATGATGGACCAGGGGTCGTGGGGAAAGGAGGCAGGGTTGAGGAGGAGGCTGTCCTCCAAAGGCATCGTGAGGGGGTCGGCCGAGTCCGCGGGAACGTGGCCATCCACCTCGGCGAGAAAGGCAGCGTCTTGGGTTGGATATTGGAAGGCTTGAAGGTTGCAGTCATTCCCGTTGCCAATTCCCATGCAATGATCGTGTGCGCCAGCGGTCATATCTGGCATCGACATCGTCGAACGAGAAAGAGCCATCATGGGGAGGGTGATGCTGGCCTCGAGGCAGAAATCGGCACAGGCCTTGTCCCAATCGACAAGTTCGTCCGCGTCGTCCATGAAGGCCATGGTAGCCGCAGTAGAATATTGGCCGCAACGGTGTGGGCTGAATCAAGAAACAGGAGACGGGTCGGAGGCCTTGCGTCTTGCGTGCCGTTGTTGGCATTGGCcgcacaggtacttgctggGGTACAGGAATAAGGTGGTGCACCCGGAGCTGGCGCAATTCCAAGTTTGACTGATCCCTTGGGGCTATTCATACGAGGACTCGTAGGCGGAAGATGCGAGACTCGGAGAGTGGGCATCTAGAAACCCCAGCCGTCATGCGGGAAGAAAGTCGGTCTGTCGA of the Drechmeria coniospora strain ARSEF 6962 chromosome 01, whole genome shotgun sequence genome contains:
- a CDS encoding C2H2 type zinc finger containing protein; the protein is MAFMDDADELVDWDKACADFCLEASITLPMMALSRSTMSMPDMTAGAHDHCMGIGNGNDCNLQAFQYPTQDAAFLAEVDGHVPADSADPLTMPLEDSLLLNPASFPHDPWSIMDGHACAIGNQDLLTDPLLTESNSPALDLLKLLTTNSTHEGDVLAPRLAPPPKIGARFSRESVRLLKNWLLSHSRHPFPSDEEKEALQRQTGLNKTQISNWLANARRRGKVQAPRSTSPQVATFSSSKEIPQRRATPALEAMNPLQRWEHSPPEHEPASVTAIAQAVTASSSSSSAWSFGLSSPYSLNNTDDGSSRSICNQSSNSSLATSHSSSRTKGSAYSHESRNSWGSFGSAPFTATGRRRRRRKATPKHASEGTTSLAVPLKTFQCTFCTETFRTKHDWQRHEKSLHLSLERWVCAPEAPRAINPKTGHLSCVFCGQDNPYDDHLETHNRSACQERTLVEKTFYRKDHLNQHLRLVHNVKFMDWSMKGWKVAMPEIRSRCGFCGIVMDSWTTRVDHLADHFKSGFSMADWKGDWGFDAAVLDMVENSIPPYLIHHERISPLPYVANRSPPASPRSAYELIKLELAYFGANHWEQHERAPTDEEMQLEGCRVIFASELLSLQGIATQHSWLRDLIMSAVEVAQRARFGPLRGAAESRLATLKINGKDNPFEECPMEIQLQDFVKAKRLLGLTPMDDELQQEACKIVGRVEEVCTHPSDIVANWLLRLIKSSTGWLASFRRRAQLPRTEDIQHHAVRSTDPKSIDSTIHSYSRLERELTDFLKLQRTLGIEPSDDDLQRQARIIVFEFDDGWNQTAADNIPWLEAFKARHPPEECSSSTTGVSQLAQSPLQTTTPMERNDLWAYAGLNHAKPFFLNDANCYRRLARELRRWVTTVMSPNNPNNHIPTDEELQYQARWILYDDDDPWNQTAADNAEWLQRFKRDVGILKEPGPGLPKGYAWALEQGGSGVAPPYALPKGDVGQFDDNNVQVSMRQGAKAFTAKQSAANSYPQRLASHNYNYRSANVFCSLELERGLVAFVEEQVAATGYMPPDVAIRAKAKQIAHSPKTAADDAMLMKLFKEWMRERLPYALTADGEEAAAVSTVPAKMETDISETHFDFEDLAFDSTAGMDSCLDGGQIEAWPSP
- a CDS encoding hypothetical protein (related to nicotinamide mononucleotide permease), producing the protein MPSSPRSFRPFRRPSLEELPHHDEAPSDDGGGAESHELLGFPSRRDSTAGKRRERHTPDKELYTLAEERAIRRKFDVRLVLFVALLYMLSFLDRSNIGNARVAGMDDDLQTDPPRDWYEWVLTAFYLAYIAFEWMSLLWKLVPAHILVSAIVFTWGLAASLQSIAPSYPVLIALRVLLGIGEAGFAGIPVYLSFFFKREELAFRTAIFISAAPLATSFASALAWLIVKFAQRSPIAPWRLLFLVEGFPSIIASVIAWNVIPDSPQVASYLSRREKKVACLRLRNETSSSSENMRPASGLRARQLLAVVVDPIAWITSAMFFLSNMAYSSLPVFLPKVISEMGHSALASQALSAPPYLVAFVVVLITAHVSDRYRARSVFIVFHALSSALGYAALALASTLNLPPSLRYVAIYPAAVGFFNVVTLIVAWSINNQANQTRRSGGFALLQLVGQCGPLIGTRLYPDQDAPYYSRGMRACSCAMLSVAILAVAMRYYLQFRNRRMDSAAAERAAAGVAGEEEGLVAPGNQKPSPLADSFRYML